The following proteins are encoded in a genomic region of Rissa tridactyla isolate bRisTri1 chromosome 5, bRisTri1.patW.cur.20221130, whole genome shotgun sequence:
- the GALNT7 gene encoding N-acetylgalactosaminyltransferase 7 isoform X1, whose product MRLKPGLLLRALLLAGGFLGLLLLWSSLSPRAEEPVAPGRARDDNEVNRPVPNKGDHGLGNEKFKPVVPWPHVEGVEVDLESIRRKNKAKNELNHHGGGDNKQQNIMQRQYLTFKPQTFVYRDPVLRPGVLGNFEPKEPEPHGVVGGPGEEAKPYVLGPDYKESIQASIKEFGFNMVASDMISLDRSVNDLRQEECKYWHYDENLLTSSVVIVFHNEGWSTLMRTVHSVIKRTPRKYLAEIVLIDDFSNKAHLKERLDEYIKQWNGLVKVFRNERREGLIQARSIGAQKAKLGQVLVYLDAHCEVGINWYAPLIAPISKDRTTCTVPLIDVIEGHTFKIVPQGGGDEDGFARGAWDWSMLWKRVPLTKREKQSRKTKTEPYRSPAMAGGLFAIERDFFFELGLYDPGLQIWGGENFEISYKIWQCGGKLLFVPCSRVGHIYRLQGWQGNPPPVYVGSSPTLKNYVRVVEVWWDEYKDYFYASRPETKALPYGDISELKKFREDHNCKSFKWFMEEIAYDITSYYPLPPKNVDWGEIRGFETAYCIDSMGHTNGGFVELGPCHRMGGNQLFRINEANQLMQYDQCLTKGPDGSKVMITHCSQTEYKDWQYFKNLHRFTHIPSGKCLDRSEVLHQVFIAECDSGKASQKWEMNNILSV is encoded by the exons GATGACAACGAAGTCAACAGACCTGTGCCCAACAAAGGAGACCATGGACTAGGAAACGAGAAGTTCAAACCTGTGGTACCTTGGCCTCATGTTGAAGGTGTGGAAGTGGACTTGGAATCCATTCGAAGGAAAAACAAGGCCAAAAATGAACTAAATCATCATGGTGGTGGTGataacaaacagcaaaacatcaTGCAGAGGCAGTATCTCACATTTAAGCCTCAGACATTTGTATACCGAGATCCTGTTTTACGACCTGGAGTCCTTGGTAATTTTGAACCCAAAGAGCCTGAGCCTCACGGAGTTGTTGGTGGCCCTGGAGAGGAAGCGAAGCCATATGTTTTAGGACCAGATTACAAAGAATCCATTCAAGCCAGCATTAAAGAGTTTGGGTTTAATATGGTGGCCAGTGATATGATCTCACTAGATCGGAGCGTTAATGACTTGCGTCAAGAAGA ATGCAAATACTGGCATTATGATGAAAACCTGCTCACCTCCAGCGTTGTCATTGTCTTCCATAATGAAGGATGGTCCACGCTCATGAGGACAGTCCACAGTGTCATTAAGAGAACACCAAGGAAATACTTGGCAGAAATTGTCCTCATTGACGATTTTAGCAACAAAG CACACTTAAAGGAGAGGCTGGATGAGTACATTAAGCAGTGGAACGGCCTTGTGAAGGTGTTTCGAAACGAGAGGAGGGAAGGTTTAATCCAAGCGAGGAGCATCGGAGCCCAGAAGGCGAAACTTGGGCAG gttTTGGTTTACCTCGATGCCCATTGTGAGGTGGGAATTAATTGGTATGCGCCACTTATAGCTCCTATATCTAAGGACAG AACCACATGCACCGTCCCGCTCATAGATGTCATAGAGGGACACACTTTTAAGATTGTGCCGCAAGGGGGTGGTGACGAAGACGGGTTTGCTAGAGGAGCGTGGGATTGGAGCATGCTATGGAAGAGGGTTCCCCTGACCAAGCgagagaagcaaagcagaaagacaaaaactGAACCCTATCG GTCCCCGGCGATGGCTGGCGGCCTCTTCGCCATTGAGCGTGATTTCTTCTTCGAGCTGGGGCTCTACGATCCCGGCCTTCAGATCTGGGGGGGCGAAAACTTCGAAATTTCTTACAAG ATCTGGCAGTGTGGGGGGAAGCTGCTCTTCGTGCCCTGTTCTCGTGTTGGACACATCTATCGGCTCCAGGGCTGGCAAGGGAACCCGCCCCCCGTCTACGTGGGGTCGTCGCCTACGTTAAAG AACTACGTCAGGGTTGTGGAGGTGTGGTGGGACGAGTACAAGGATTATTTCTACGCCAGTCGGCCGGAGACCAAAGCGCTGCCCTACGGAGACATATCCGAGCTGAAGAAATTCCGCGAAGATCACAACTGCAAAAGCTTTAAGTGGTTTATGGAAGAAATAGCGTACGATATAACTTCATATTATCCGCTACCACCTAAAAATGTGGACTGGGGAGAG ATCAGAGGCTTCGAAACCGCGTACTGCATCGACAGCATGGGCCACACCAACGGCGGCTTCGTGGAGCTTGGCCCGTGCCACAGGATGGGGGGCAACCAG CTGTTCCGGATCAACGAAGCCAACCAGCTCATGCAGTACGACCAGTGCCTGACGAAAGGGCCGGACGGGTCCAAAGTCATGATCACCCACTGCAGCCAGACCGAGTACAAGGACTGGCAGTACTTCAAG aaccTGCACAGATTTACCCACATTCCATCAGGGAAGTGCTTGGATCGCTCCGAAGTCCTCCATCAAGTGTTCATTGCCGAGTGTGACTCCGGTAAAGCATCGCAGAAATGGGAAATGAACAACATCCTGAGCGTGTAG
- the GALNT7 gene encoding N-acetylgalactosaminyltransferase 7 isoform X2: protein MRLKPGLLLRALLLAGGFLGLLLLWSSLSPRAEEPVAPGRARDDNEVNRPVPNKGDHGLGNEKFKPVVPWPHVEGVEVDLESIRRKNKAKNELNHHGGGDNKQQNIMQRQYLTFKPQTFVYRDPVLRPGVLGNFEPKEPEPHGVVGGPGEEAKPYVLGPDYKESIQASIKEFGFNMVASDMISLDRSVNDLRQEECKYWHYDENLLTSSVVIVFHNEGWSTLMRTVHSVIKRTPRKYLAEIVLIDDFSNKAHLKERLDEYIKQWNGLVKVFRNERREGLIQARSIGAQKAKLGQVLVYLDAHCEVGINWYAPLIAPISKDRTTCTVPLIDYIDGNDYSIEPQQGGDEDGFARGAWDWSLLWKRIPLSHKEKSKRNHKTEPYRSPAMAGGLFAIERDFFFELGLYDPGLQIWGGENFEISYKIWQCGGKLLFVPCSRVGHIYRLQGWQGNPPPVYVGSSPTLKNYVRVVEVWWDEYKDYFYASRPETKALPYGDISELKKFREDHNCKSFKWFMEEIAYDITSYYPLPPKNVDWGEIRGFETAYCIDSMGHTNGGFVELGPCHRMGGNQLFRINEANQLMQYDQCLTKGPDGSKVMITHCSQTEYKDWQYFKNLHRFTHIPSGKCLDRSEVLHQVFIAECDSGKASQKWEMNNILSV from the exons GATGACAACGAAGTCAACAGACCTGTGCCCAACAAAGGAGACCATGGACTAGGAAACGAGAAGTTCAAACCTGTGGTACCTTGGCCTCATGTTGAAGGTGTGGAAGTGGACTTGGAATCCATTCGAAGGAAAAACAAGGCCAAAAATGAACTAAATCATCATGGTGGTGGTGataacaaacagcaaaacatcaTGCAGAGGCAGTATCTCACATTTAAGCCTCAGACATTTGTATACCGAGATCCTGTTTTACGACCTGGAGTCCTTGGTAATTTTGAACCCAAAGAGCCTGAGCCTCACGGAGTTGTTGGTGGCCCTGGAGAGGAAGCGAAGCCATATGTTTTAGGACCAGATTACAAAGAATCCATTCAAGCCAGCATTAAAGAGTTTGGGTTTAATATGGTGGCCAGTGATATGATCTCACTAGATCGGAGCGTTAATGACTTGCGTCAAGAAGA ATGCAAATACTGGCATTATGATGAAAACCTGCTCACCTCCAGCGTTGTCATTGTCTTCCATAATGAAGGATGGTCCACGCTCATGAGGACAGTCCACAGTGTCATTAAGAGAACACCAAGGAAATACTTGGCAGAAATTGTCCTCATTGACGATTTTAGCAACAAAG CACACTTAAAGGAGAGGCTGGATGAGTACATTAAGCAGTGGAACGGCCTTGTGAAGGTGTTTCGAAACGAGAGGAGGGAAGGTTTAATCCAAGCGAGGAGCATCGGAGCCCAGAAGGCGAAACTTGGGCAG gttTTGGTTTACCTCGATGCCCATTGTGAGGTGGGAATTAATTGGTATGCGCCACTTATAGCTCCTATATCTAAGGACAG AACTACATGTACTGTACCTCTAATAGATTACATAGATGGGAATGATTATTCCATTGAGCCACAACAAGGTGGGGATGAAGATGGTTTTGCCAGAGGGGCCTGGGACTGGAGTTTGCTGTGGAAACGCATTCCGTTAAGCCACAAGGAAAAGTCCAAACGAAACCATAAAACTGAGCCTTATCG GTCCCCGGCGATGGCTGGCGGCCTCTTCGCCATTGAGCGTGATTTCTTCTTCGAGCTGGGGCTCTACGATCCCGGCCTTCAGATCTGGGGGGGCGAAAACTTCGAAATTTCTTACAAG ATCTGGCAGTGTGGGGGGAAGCTGCTCTTCGTGCCCTGTTCTCGTGTTGGACACATCTATCGGCTCCAGGGCTGGCAAGGGAACCCGCCCCCCGTCTACGTGGGGTCGTCGCCTACGTTAAAG AACTACGTCAGGGTTGTGGAGGTGTGGTGGGACGAGTACAAGGATTATTTCTACGCCAGTCGGCCGGAGACCAAAGCGCTGCCCTACGGAGACATATCCGAGCTGAAGAAATTCCGCGAAGATCACAACTGCAAAAGCTTTAAGTGGTTTATGGAAGAAATAGCGTACGATATAACTTCATATTATCCGCTACCACCTAAAAATGTGGACTGGGGAGAG ATCAGAGGCTTCGAAACCGCGTACTGCATCGACAGCATGGGCCACACCAACGGCGGCTTCGTGGAGCTTGGCCCGTGCCACAGGATGGGGGGCAACCAG CTGTTCCGGATCAACGAAGCCAACCAGCTCATGCAGTACGACCAGTGCCTGACGAAAGGGCCGGACGGGTCCAAAGTCATGATCACCCACTGCAGCCAGACCGAGTACAAGGACTGGCAGTACTTCAAG aaccTGCACAGATTTACCCACATTCCATCAGGGAAGTGCTTGGATCGCTCCGAAGTCCTCCATCAAGTGTTCATTGCCGAGTGTGACTCCGGTAAAGCATCGCAGAAATGGGAAATGAACAACATCCTGAGCGTGTAG